A region of Thermosinus carboxydivorans Nor1 DNA encodes the following proteins:
- a CDS encoding DUF3644 domain-containing protein, which yields MKARSKELLDRSIAAMVAAIDVYNKPDFPYRAESFTILALNSWELLLKAKWLADHDNRMSSLYVPEKGSKKRTTYKRTRSGNRQTHSSDYLIKKLVETKALDENARRNLEALTELRDTSVHFYHRSGTLAEILQELGMACLKNFVSAGMSGLVNTYRNSIFILCRFHL from the coding sequence ATGAAAGCTCGTTCTAAAGAACTGCTCGATCGCTCGATAGCTGCCATGGTGGCAGCTATTGATGTTTACAACAAACCCGATTTTCCTTATCGAGCCGAATCTTTTACTATCCTTGCCCTGAACAGCTGGGAACTTCTGCTAAAAGCCAAGTGGTTAGCTGATCATGATAATAGAATGAGTAGCCTATATGTTCCTGAAAAGGGTTCAAAGAAGCGCACGACTTATAAGAGAACCCGGTCAGGTAATCGGCAAACTCATAGCTCCGATTATTTGATCAAGAAACTCGTCGAAACCAAGGCTCTTGATGAAAATGCCCGCCGTAATCTGGAAGCTCTTACAGAACTGCGGGATACTTCGGTACACTTCTATCACCGATCAGGAACCCTTGCTGAGATTTTGCAGGAACTGGGCATGGCCTGCCTAAAGAACTTCGTTTCAGCGGGGATGAGTGGTTTGGTAAATACCTATCGAAATTCAATTTTTATCTTATGCCGCTTTCATTTGTAA